ACGTCAGAGCGCCAATAATCCTGTGCTAATTATTGGCAGAGCCCTACCTAAACTGCAATGATAATCTCTCATGGAGGGCAGCTGAATTGAAAAACAGAGTATCACTCTTCTGAGAGATTTGGTAGATATAAAGGGATGGATACGCTGGATCCTGTGAAGGAAGCGGGTTTGCCAGCCCTGCCTCTTATGACTTACTGGGAGCCTCTCAGCTGGCAGATGGCACCCGGTTTGAATCCCTCTCTCGGCTCCACTGGCAGCTCCCAAACATCCAGTCAGGCTGCCACAGAGCTTTTTGCACTTCTGGCATTATGTAAACACCTCAGTCGAGTGCGAGGTCTGATGATCCGTCTTGTGGCAGGATTCCATCGCTGAAAGCTGTACGCCAAAGTGCATTACCAGAATCTCTGCATATCTAATCATTATAGCAAAAATTGATTCCATTTGGGTCTAAGTGGGTTTTTCCATCTTTGGTTTCTCATTATATGGTTTTTGACTCAGCACTGCCAGGTTTTTCCGCTGTCAGCCAAGATCCAACGCCTTTGTGTgtgaaaaacagatgaaaagcCTTGCTGCTGTAGGTGGCTATTGTGGAGGAGCCAAAATGTTTGTTACACTGACACCCACTGAGGTTTTTTATGTAGTGGCTCAAGGATAAATAGCCCAAGATTTACTCGGGTTTGATATTGTTGCACTGGACAAGGTCAAGTCATACATCTATCCAAGCTGCCAAGCAAGATGATTGTGTCGTCCCAGGCCTAGCAACAAATCTGTCTCCACAGTGAACGGCACATTTAATGGCATAGTTCACTCCACAGGTCCCTTCATAAAGTCTCCCTTACAGCCTCATGAGCagaagtcaaataaaaaaaaactgtccagATGAAacatagaatgaaaaaaaatctttctccAAAAATACAGTATGCTTGGAGCTTTTGAGGCCGGCAAGGGACTACTAGCATTGCAATATTCAAAGCTGTTATGAATACTTCAGCAAgattcattccctctctctctctctctctctccctctcttgttccctttctttctctttatacctctctctctctcctccctcttcctctctctctctctgtctctgttaatTTGCCTGAATACATGGGCTGGCAGTTGGGTCAAAAGATCTTAGACTATCTGCTTAGAATCACACAGAAAAGAGTGCTATTTCTACAGAAGCAAAAGTCATAATGCATAATACATTTGAGTTTTCAGTACTGGCGATCTCACCAATCTGTTGAATGAAGCACATTGGATTTCACAGTTTGAAAGGGCCATGGTCAATGGTCAGGAGTCAACTCGTGGCATCTGTCTTAAATTATTAATTTTGTTGCTCTTCCGCTTGCCGTTCACACAGTGAGCATCAAGACAGAGCCATCTATATTTCATAGGAAACATATAGGAGATGCTCTGCTTTGTAGCGCAGAGGAAATCTTCAGCCCACAGCCCATCTCCCCCAGCATGAATGCCGCTGATTGTCTGGTCTGCCGCTTTGCTTGATGAGCACTGTAGGCACTATGGTGAATGCTGGGCTGTCTTGTCAAGGAGCCACTGAGAGATTGTGGTGCATTATCATACGTTTGGATTGAGTAACATCCCCTATTTCGATCTAAAATGCCCTTCAAAACTCGGCTGTTTGAGTGGTATTTTTCCACATCCACAACAGCCTGGGGGAGAGGAGGCATGTGGGGGATTGATGAACTGTAACCCATGTCTCAGGCCAACTCTCTGAGACACCGTAGGTCTATTAGTCTAATTAGatgacacttcagcagcagAGCATGATTTCAGCTTTTTTATGTGTGCAAGAAATTAAATGACAGATCTTGGGGATTTTCAGCAGGCAGCCGGCTGATTTGAGGCTCATTGGGGAGATTGTGGATTTAACATAGCTTACTGTgatgaaaaatacaaacaagtGATCTCATTTTCTCTGAGAACATAATGTGTTAATTAACAATATGCTGTCCACTATCATATCAACCACTTACACATGTAACTCCCACGTTCCATGAGGCCTCGCTGGTATTTATAGTAGATATGTCTGTTACAAGTGTTTACTTTACATCTGTAATAATgaccacagaaaacaaaaatattggACTAAAACTGAAAGATATGTACAGCTATATTTTGACCTAAAAGCACTTACGAGATACAAGTTATGCTATTTATTATGACAGTTGTATTCATGTTCTCAAAAGACAAAAGCATTTATTACAGCTATACAGTAAAGTATATATCTACTGAATCACAAAATGTGAGAAATATTAAAGATCAAGCACTTATTTTCTACAAAACAATTCACTTTCTGCCAAAAGGACTGAACATAATACTGAATAAGGCATTACGGTACGTAATTTCATTCAGTTGCAAATATTGTAGACCACACTTCTCAGAAAAATATCTGTAAATGCTGCTTTTACAGTAATGGTTAAAACGTTTGGGATAGTCCAGACAGGAGACAGCAATAATAAAGTTATGTAGATAGAATATTTTACACAACATTTATAGCACTTTGTGTAAATACATAGTAATATAGCATTTGAATTTAATAATTGTTTACAAGTGAAGCTTAATGGTATAGAAGTTTAACAGCACATAGGAACAAAAATAAGTCACTTTATCACTTAACATATTTGCCAAAGATTCAGTTGTTACAGaacaataacacatttttacagttgAAATAAATGCCTTGccaaatgaaagagagagatggattgcCTCAGCTGCAAGATGAGGGGCATCTGTTCTTGACTGTTCtctcaaaatgtgcaaaaagatGTTCTGTTTCTGTCCAAGTCTCTGGATCACGAGTGGAAACTCGTCCATTAGCTGTAATATGTATGGGAACGCTTCTTGTTGCTTGCTAATGTTTGTTCAAATTCAGACTTGTCTCCTTGCTAGTGGCTGCCAGTTTGAGGTCATTCAATCACCTAACTATGATTTAAAATAGCAGTGCCACTTTACCCTTCAGCTCTTCAGTCTGGGTTTACTGTCAACTGAATGTTTGGTTGTGAAAACAGGGGCCAGCCTAATTGCTAGAGGAGTGAAAACACTGAGTCAGCTGAACACTGATGTACAGGGTGAATATAAACTGGCAGTGCCAGTCATCTCTGCTTATTCATGAAGGAcatattttctgtcatttaatGTGTCTTCACAAGCATCCTCCATGATGTCTTAgatggaaaaaagtgaaataaatgacagaaatataATGCTGAGGTCTTATAGAATTTCACCTCCTTGGAAGTTTACTATATTCTTGACTATTTATAGCCTTTTTTCTGTcgtcatttctctctcacccgACTACCTTTCTCAGTAAAAGTCTCTTACAATGGCATTGGATACTTCCTCCAATTAAAACAGCAGGTGCACTGAGACTGTGAAAGTATAGTCTCAGCGGAACATTCACATTATCGGATTCACATTACGTTATCAGTGAGGTTGACTGACATTACTATTACCAGTCTACATATATCTGTAATACGATCAGTTCACATGGGTGCATATGCACATGGTCTAACAGGCATGCACGCTCTCTAAGAATGTATGTACGTTTGTATCCATTGCTATAGGTGCAGGCACACATATACAAGGTcttagagggttttttttatatgtagcTAAACTGTATACCACACTCTTGTGTCTGTGataaatatttatgtttttgaTTGTTATCTTTGAAGAATGGCATCTTGCAAACCCATTGCATGACAccaaaaacaagataaaatcaatTAATGAATCAATAATTTATATAGATAGTAGGCCAGAAGCCTAGATCTGTAGACTCAGAACTCTGTGGTAGAAAGCTGTGTGACTTCAGTCTGCAGGTCATCCTGGACTGTTCTGCAGCCAGGCTCTCCAGCAAACTGATCCATGCCTAGTCATACAGGCTTCCTCGCTGTCTCTGCAGGGGCGCAAACAGACACGGGCTCCCGCATCGTAGTGCGGGCTCTGGTGAAGCTGTTCTGCTCCATGCGGGAGCGATAAGGCAGGCAGAAATCCCTGAAGCACCTCTTGAAGTTCTCATCCAAGAAGGCGTACAGAACGGGGTTGAGGCTGCTGTTGGTGTAGCCCAGGGCAATGCAGAGATGCCAGCTGGCCACGACCAGAGGGTTCTTCTGGTcgatctccaccatggtcttgACGATGATGAAGATGTGGATGGGGGTCCAGCAGACGATGAAGGCCGCCACAACCACCAGGACCATGCGGGTGATCCGCCGGAGGTTCCTGTCCTTCTCCTTGGAGCCGGACAGCAGGCGGACGCTCTTCAGCCGCAGGATCATCAGGCCGTAGCAGATGGTGATGACCAGCACGGGCACCACAAAGGCAAAGATGAACACACAGATCTTTGTCACCGTGTCCCAGTACCACTCCGGTTTGGGAAAACTCAGCTTGCAGACAGTGTTGCCTGAGGAGTTAAAACAATTAGAAGTTTAATAGAGGGCCATGTGGAGCAACTAATCCAAGTTAATAACCCAGCTCAAATGTACCCTCGCTTTAAGGGCGGAATTACTCCCCGAGATCAACAGAAGCACTTGCCACTAAAGGTGCTAAAAAGCCTAGGTGGAGTACTTAAGTTTTTATACAATGAGGGCAATTTCCAGGATTTTCGCTGCCACAAGAAAAATCCCTCACCTTTCTCTGTCACCCCTGTAACCGCCATGATCATTATAGGGACTCCgatggcagaggagaggatCCAGATGCAGACGTTGATGAGCTTGGCTTTGGCAGGCGTGCGGAAGTCCAGGGCCCTCACCGGGTGGCAAACGGCGATGTAGCGGTCCACACTCATCATGGTGAGAGTGAAGATGCTGGTGAACATGTTGTAGTAGTCGATGGCGATGACCACTTTACACAACAGCTCCCCAAAGGGCCACGTGTTCATCAGATACTTGGCGCTCTGGAAGGGAAGCGTGCTGGTGGCCAGGGCGTCCGCAAGAGCCAGATTGAAGATGTAGATGTTGGTGGCGGTCTTCATCTTGGTGTACCTGATTGGGAAAAAAGGCACTGagctcttttaaagctgcaataagcaaaattttctgaccactagagggtgacagaaaccgcaacacatttgtaaataaaactcAGCGATGACAGATGCCTACTATGGACAAATCTAGCAAAGCACCTGCATAAAGGCTAccagctaagctaaacgtacctacggagaagtctcaccggttaccagtatcactttgccagatctttctcctgctgaaggttacatgtcccacaatgacaagaggtatgtagcaagtttactagtttaacaagtttactcgctcgcttcaccgccattacgagaatttgTTTCCGGAATGGAAGGGGGTGaaggccgcttttaaacagcgagggaggagacaagctagtttaagaaaaatgaaaagctactgaatggcctgggaggagcttcgttccggagcggaatttgacaacaagctttagaaaagaggcgaaaacagcaacacagctggaccgtgtgtggatattggtttatatcattatgtctcaatgaaatctccacatagcacacagtttccggattggttataaggtctgatataaggccttattgcaggtttaatcaGTTTTAGACTCACAATTGCCATAAAGCGTTGTTAGTTTGTGAAGGTGGAATTTTTGAAGGTCGACCAGCTATTGCATCAAGCTGAAGCATCATGTGGTTGAATCAAGACTGCCATTATAATGCTGCAAGGTTAGAAAGCAATTTATTATTTCATCTAATCCATTTCCTCTCTCAACCCACTGATCTCCTGTTTGCCCTAGAAATATATTGAACTAGTAAAAGAGTTTATtggattcataatgtttttatGGCACTAAATGCATTTGAGAGCTTTCTGTGCGCTGCCTTGTAGTCGGCCTGGCTCTACTCTGAATCACCCCTAATTACATATCATTATACGCAGGGTGACAGTGAGAGGAACGCCTAGAGTAAACAGACCTTGTTCTAAGCAGTTTTGTTTCTCTATCCTATTTTGTTTCCTTATGACGTTATTAAAAAAACTGGTTCAAAGTGACTCTAAGCCTCCATTAAACTGCTCGTCCAAGTTTTGAGTAGATTACAGCTCGAAAATCCTCTGAAAATCCTCTTTGTATTCTTATTGATAACATAGTCATTGTTTTGCTCAGTGATGGTCTTTTCCTGTCCGAGTGCCAGCTGAACAGTTGGCTGGCTGTTTAAAAGATGGATTCCACCACATGCGTCGACAATATGACAATGGTTGTtcaaatttaattaaattgcGTTTCTGAAAGCTTTTGCTGCCAGAATTCACAAAGCAATAGGCTCTACTTGGATGAGGGAAGACAAAAGGACGTTACCTTTTATCTTAATCCCCCTATATGAATAGATATATTCAGTAAGAGCCTATGCACTGATCTCACTAAGAATGTAATTGTTTTGTAATTACCAGGGAGAGCGTACGTAGAATGTCTTTTATATTCAATACTGACTATTCTGAAATGGAAAACCCAATAAAAATGGTGTCAAAAGAAACTCTTCTTATTCCTTTTAGCTCCAACATACCCAGACATTCGGTCTATAGAGGCTACATCTTTCACATATTCCCCCAGGAATTGCAGTCCTAATGTTTAGTGAGAATCCAATAATCACATCATTGCTTTTGGATTTTTAGCTACCTCTGCAAAAGTTTAGCAAAAAATCTGGTGCTAAGACATGAATTAAGACACTGCAGTCATTACCATTGACCTGGAGGTGAGGGATCAATATGGTTCTTATTTTCCATGCAAATGAATCCTCTGAGCTTGGAATATCATTCTTGTAGTGAATATATGCTGCAATGAAGTAATTTAATTTCAACACCAAGCTGGAAATTCATTcagccccccctcacccccacccccaaacctctctcacccccctcacccctcccttcTTGTGTAGGAGTTGAGTAGGTGTGCTTGAGAGTGGCTCTCAATAGTCTGACACGCTGACAGAGACTGTGAGCAATTacaaaacatataaaaatgATTTTCCTATATGAAGTATGGCAGTGGTAAATgcatttttactaaatattcccTGAGATTAATCACTACagtagtcctataatattcctataggaattTAAAGTGTGGCTGGTGAGTTTGTAATCGTCAACATTGTCCTTTATGGTCATTTATAAAATGCTCTCCCACAGTATCACTAttatattcttataatattcctataggagcttgcttttaaatttgtacatccttttaaaattattataggattactatagttattTTTCGGATGGGTTTTTACTGATCAGCATAGCCAAAGACCACTTGGGAATATCAACTGTCAAAATCGAAATAACCTCTTcaatttgttttgtatttcttttcttttcttttctttttgtttttgtttttactaatagcccaaatttgtttttgttttttattctattgGTGGTACTTTCTTACCTGACCACCCCGTACATTACTAGGACGTTTCCCAGCAGTCCCACCACGCAGATGAGCGAGTAGAGAGCCGTGATgccaatgatgatgatgagactTGTAGTGTCCCTTGTTGTAACCCTGTTGGTCTCGTTGCTTTTGGAAGGCACAAGCATGAGATCTTCGGAGAATGTCACATTGAAAGGGATTACTGAAACCGAGTAGAGGTCGGAAAAATcagcagcggcagcggcagAAAGAGTGGGGAACTCCATTTCTTATTTCAG
The Centroberyx gerrardi isolate f3 chromosome 12, fCenGer3.hap1.cur.20231027, whole genome shotgun sequence genome window above contains:
- the oprd1b gene encoding opioid receptor, delta 1b; translation: MEFPTLSAAAAADFSDLYSVSVIPFNVTFSEDLMLVPSKSNETNRVTTRDTTSLIIIIGITALYSLICVVGLLGNVLVMYGVVRYTKMKTATNIYIFNLALADALATSTLPFQSAKYLMNTWPFGELLCKVVIAIDYYNMFTSIFTLTMMSVDRYIAVCHPVRALDFRTPAKAKLINVCIWILSSAIGVPIMIMAVTGVTEKGNTVCKLSFPKPEWYWDTVTKICVFIFAFVVPVLVITICYGLMILRLKSVRLLSGSKEKDRNLRRITRMVLVVVAAFIVCWTPIHIFIIVKTMVEIDQKNPLVVASWHLCIALGYTNSSLNPVLYAFLDENFKRCFRDFCLPYRSRMEQNSFTRARTTMREPVSVCAPAETARKPV